ctctttCTCCATGCCCGTGCCGCCGCCCCTACTCCACGTCCGCGCCACTGTGCCCTGCTccacgcccgcgccgccgcccctgctccacgcccacgccgccgtgCCACACGTGACCCGTGGTCGCGTGGCCGTGCCTCCGTGCCGCCCATGAGACCCGCGCCTCTATGCCCCCCACGAGGCCCGCGCCTACTCTGCACGCGTGCCGCCATGCTCACGAGGCCCGTGCTGTCGCACCCGCGATGCCCGCGAGGCTGCGCCGCACCGCTGCCCCGCGCCTAGCGCCgcagagaggaggggaggtggcgcCGCGGAAGGGTAgcgaggggaggagaggagtCGTCGGCAGTAGGGGAGGGGAGATGGAGAGGAGTCGGCAGCAGTAGaggagggaaggggaggggaggggaggaggggcggTGGCGAGCTGGCGCGGCTGGCATGGCAGAGGAGTaggggcacggcggcgcgggCCTGGAGCAGGGGTGGCAGGGCGGGCCatggagagagaggaaggagagaggggataagaggaagaagaagtctGGGGCTATTTTGGTCTAGAAATTTTAAGAAACACATCGAATGAGTAAGCAGTGGTGTGTTTCGAAGAGCTGAAATAATTGTAATGGCACGATTCCAATATGATGAATTGTAATGGCAGATCAGTAAACTCGGATAATTGTAATGGCATGGATCCAATTAACCCTTCTAATAAAGAGAGGGAGTTTAATAGAAATCCGCACCAAGACATCATGGGTTGTAGAGTGTACTTCCTAAAGGTGATGTCTTGATGACACTACCCATAGACACTATGGATTGAGATTACCCTGAGGCGTGAGAGCGTGACTCCACCAGAGAAATTTTTCAGATTAGAAGGGATTGGAGGGGATTGAGAGGGATTAAATACCTGCAAGTTACAATTCCCGTCAATTTTCTTAGGAAAAGAATTAACCGAACAAGCCCTAAGTAGAAATTAGATCCAGAGAATAATCCGCAATTCCGCGGCGAGTGCTTTTTAGCAACCTAATTGCAAATGTACGATAGATGATAATAACGCATCTATGATTTCCGATTAGGATGGTCCAACTGGGCCACTAGTCGACTGTCGACGTGATCTATTGGGTGTACACCCGTCCGACCGGGACATGCAATGTACATGTCGGTATGGACTCTGGAGGGTATGTACCTGTGTGCCAATCTGGCATGAGAATGACGCTGGTCTCCGGGGCAACATGGATCGATCCGATCCGTGTGGGAAACATAGAGACGGAACTATAATTATTATAGAAATCATTTTCACCACCGCTATTTTCACCACCGGTTTCGCAAAGACCGGGGCTGAAACATTTTCACCGCCGGTTCCAATACAGTGGTAAAAACGGAATCCATCACCAATATTCTTGTTCCGATCTTGGTTATATCACTTTTTCGTCATCATCTATAATGCACCACTTGTAATGCTTGATGCAAATTTGATGAGCTTTCATGGTTTATTGTTCTCTAATGCACAATATTGTTTATTGTTTATGAACCATATTAAATTATTGAAATGCGGTTTAATTGTGAAATTTGAGCTGGCTCGGTAAAGGGTTATCACCGCCGGCCTGTAACACGGGTCGACGGTGATAATAAGTATATCACCTATCTTATTTCATTGTTTCATTGTTTGTTATTTCCTAGACTACATGCAAGTCACAAACTATCTTGGAAACAGTATATATAGGATTTTACCCCATGAAACTCATTTCACCTCTTCATTAACTTTTTGTCACATCATCAAAAACGCTAACATAACACTATTTAATGAGGATGAAACTCCTATTGAGAATGGCTCAAAATATCTTATATATTTTTGGATAAACTTTGAATGTTAAAATCACTTATATTTGTAGATGGAGAGAGTACAGTTCCATCTCTTCTACTGCTGCGCTTCTCCCTCGCAGTTTTGGCAAACTGCAACACAATTCCATTTACACCACCACCTTGAAAGAAGAGGTAGGAATTGAAGGAAGAGAGATCAGTCCGCGTAAAGAGTTTCTTTAGGTGAAAGAGCTCTGATAAGGACTTTCCATCATTCCATGTGAAATCTTAGAGCTAGTAGATTGTTAATTTTTTATACTAATTACATTATTACTTCCCACAAAATTCAAACGGCTGAGTTTGTTTCAAGTCTCTTACCTCTTAAATTAGGAGTTAAGAGAGAATGAAATTTGCTAATTATGACATTATAGAAAGAAGTGATTTTCAAGGTAACTTTCATACTGTATCTTTACCAAATTTGTAATTATTTTATTGCGTCCTGTCCAAATCAAGATCATTTTTCTTGTTGTTTGGAAAGAATCTTGTTGATATACCTTTAGTTTATGTTGTTCAATTTTGAGTGGCAGTTTGTTTGTATACTATCCACTGAACAAGAAGATAGATCTCAAGCAAATTAATTCACAACCCAGCCACTAGTTATGGCCTTCAAATTTTGGTATATAACCAACAAAACAACCTCTTGTCGCCATAACCACTTGAGTATTTGATCATTGATTTGTTTTAGAATAAAATATAGCGGTAGTTTATTTACTAACAATAACAACACACAATAAGCATAACAATAGAACTGAACTGTTGCGATCCCATTTTGACCATCATTTTTTCAAGAATAAAATGGACTTTATATCATTATTTATGTATTTCATTTAAACTAATAAAGTTGCACAAGTTTTAATGAGTAGTGACTGTAGGAACACGTGGGAGCAAAAAGAGACCAAAAATTGATGAAAACCCAAGCCAGCCTACCTAGTCCAAGCCGGCTGGCTTTGCGACCTCATCTTTGAGCCGCGTCATTGATCCACACGCACAGAAAACACACTTACCAATGATCCGAAATGTTCTGTGATACGAGCTTTTAAAGGTCACAAGGgcttaaacataaataaaaatTAAGTTTTAAGAGCTTAAATGTAAAAGATATGGGTTTTTAAACCCACTACACCACAACCCCACAACAACAATGGACAATCAGTCGCTATAAGCGGCTTTAGGGATGGAGAGTCAGTCGCTACAAAGTTATACCGACAAACACTTCCCGTCAGTAAAAAGTTTTACTGACTGACTCCACTTTTCTCGACGGACAGTCCGACACAACACGAAAATATACCGACGGACCAACATATAACGACAGACAGTCCGTGACAAGTTTTACTCACGGACAGTTCGAAGctataaatagtttttattgACTGATGGTTCAATGGGATTATTTAAAatgaataaaaaaataaaaaacaatTAGCTGCAATTCCACATTAGCTATACAAACATTGATTCATCCATAAGGAAGTCCAAACATTCAGCATGACATAAGTAATCAGTCAAATCACACAAACATTGATTCATCTCATACTCTCACTTAACATCAAACTCTTAACAGTACCGTTCTATCCTAGCCAAACATAGCCCATACTGCCTATAGAAGACATCAAAGTATAGATAAAAGCTCGCAATTCCAGGAACTAGATTTCTCTCCTGTTGACCTGTACAGAAAGAATCAAACCATAGTAAGGGTGCATTTGGTAGAGCTCCCAGAGCTGATCCTCTGCTGAATCCAgcaggagctctgccaaacaatTTTTCAtagagaagtgattctctgctaattctgtggagtgattctctgaaatgaactaagaggctagaagctgaaaaaagtagcttctcctgattctgtgaagtgattctccatcctgattttaagagtttatgctagagaatcaaagagaatcaccttcagccacagaatcacttctctcagagaatcaggatcagttggagctctaccaaacaggccctaaataGATGGTAGAAACAAAAAACTAACTAGTCATACCAATACTTGTACTGAAGCCAATCGACATACCAGATAATGGCAGCATAATGGAAATCGACATACTAGATATTGACAGCATACACTCGAGCTTTCTATGAACTTATGCTTGCACAGCTGTGATCTTTTTCAATAAATTCAGGTTATGCTATTTCTCAAAACACAAGAGTACGACATGTTTAATCAACCAAGCTAAGTTAACATTCTCCCAAATGCAACACAGGCTATATAGATCGGAAACTTTAATAAGTGATCTGACTTTTTTTTCCATAGCATATAGTTTTCACACAGATAGTAAGACTTGGAATGAGCTCTATTCAAGACATCCATAATATGAGAATATATATCAGTATTACACTAGTCTACAATTAAGTGATCAGCATGTAAAGTCAAATACTTCTTTTTTTAACTTAGGGAATTGGACACTTTTAATCTCTGAATAAATCTATATCTTCTAACCTAGAACAGAAGAATAGATATTTATGCTTGACATATATATTACATGTTATCATTCTAGCAGCTCATTTTGCATCTACAGACCACATGTTTCTTTCATATGCACATAGACATTAAGGTAGAAATACTCATACTACTATCAGCTCATGGCGTGGCGGATATTAGTACTAAGACCTAACTACAAAATCATGGCTCTGAGTACTTCGATGTTTGATTTTATTACAAAAATACAGCATAAGAAAGTTCAGTTTATCATGCCAAGATAATCAGCACTCTACCAACATAGTTTGCTCGAGAAGCAGTGAAGAACTACACTTAACATTTTTGTCAAAATATTTGCTGTCGAATGCAAACCTAGTACTACTAATAGCATTTCGCCACCTCAAATAGACATATGAACAAGTGGAGCTTGTACTTACAGATTCAGAGGCATATACACGCACCATGAACAACAGCTATGATCCACTCCATGCCAAGACTTGCTTCTCGGAATCCCTGTCCAAATCAAGCAGCAGCATTAGAAAAAGAAAGTAGGCAAACATAGATTAGCTTCTTATTTCCCCATCTCATCCTTCTCTTGACCTCAAGCTGCATCGCCCATGAATGAATCAGAAAAATCAAGCAACAGAAAAGGGGATCTGAACCGCTGGTGAAAAGACCGTGGCCACGAAATCCTGCTTTTTTGTTTGCCCTTGCTGTCCATTTGGTCGAGCGGTCCTGGTAGAAGGCCAGGCTGAGCGGGAGAGCTCCACTAGGCGGGGCGGGCATGAGCCGCTCGCAAGCGGCCGCGGGAGAGCTCCGCTCGGCGCTGTGGGCAGAAACCGCGCGCGCGAGCGGCCGCGGGAGAGCGCCGCTCGGAGCCGCGGGCAGGAGCTGCGCGCGCTGGCGGCCGTGGGAGAGATCCGCCCGGCGGCGAGGGAAGGAGCTTCGCGCGCGACGGGCGGAGCCACGGAGGAGGCGGTCGGGGTCGGGGTCGGGGTCGAGCGACAGGGGGAGGCAGCCGTCGGGGTGACGCGCGGAGGGGAGGGAGCCAGGAAGGGGTTGGATCTGAATCTGAGGAAGTTGTGGCCTGCGGGGAGGAGGGAGCACGGCCACCGTTGGGGCGTCGGAGCGGCTGTGGGCCGAGGCGAGGAAGAGAGGGCAGAGGGGAATGGAGGTGGGGTTGCATGGGAGCTCGATCGGAGCCGTCGATCAGCGATGGACGGTcaaaaattattgaagtatttGGGCCGAAATGGGCCTTGTTCCGTTCCTTCCCTGATTAacgttttattttattttattgcatCATTATGAAGTAAGATAAAAAGATAATTATATTATATAAATTAATATAGTTTTTACATGCAGCAGATAATATTTAAGTAGTGACGTAGGAGTTTGAGAattttttaatagtttttatattttataatatttaaatgaatttctgCATGCTTATCGAAAGTAACGTGTACCTTTGATAAGATTTGGAAAATTGGACAAAAATTATATTTAGCCTCATATCTTCATCACGTCCATATCTTGGAGATATATGAAAAAAGTCAATTGTCTTCTTGGGacaattcaaacttaaatctTGATTACCATATAATAATTGAAATAATATCTAAATTAAgtcaaaaaattataaaaattaaCATGACAAAATATTTTTGGTCCGTAAGCTTGTGATAAAAAATTTAATCAGTTTTAATAAAATGGGACCATACATTATTCAAAAAAGGATACATTTATCATATAGTTTCTTATAAGTCAATTTAAACTTTGAGATTTGAGTTCatcataattttttttaaactCGTACACATCTCAAAATTTGACGCAACCTTACATTTACCATAATATTAGAAAATATGAAGTTACTTCACTAACTATTGtgaaaaatatatttttctattcTCCACTTGGGTGGGAAAAAAACAAGTTATATGATAAAATCCAAATTAATAGCAATTAACTAAAAAATGATATTAAATGAAAGATTGTGATTTTAAGATAGATCTGGAAAAGATTCATTGAATTAGAGTTCATATGAGGAAGAAATACTAGATATAAAATTTAATCTCAGATGAAAAAGAGAATGATGAACCATACATGTGTTCTTCATCTGAATCCATCTAGGAGAAAACTCTTTACCGACTAACGTTGATTGGTAAATATAAATATCTTTACTGACTGATCGCATGTCGAGAAGCTTTACCGACTGATTGTTCATTGCCAATGTTGGACTTTTACCAACTGATATCCGTTGTTAATTTAGTGTTGCGGTGTAGTGACCATAGAGTAAAGGACTACGTGCAGGTTGATTCACGCAAATGTAGGAGACTTTTCTACAAAACGTAGTCTGCGCTAGTAAGCATGTGCCCGTCGCTCAGGTCAAATAGCAACCAACATGCGGATGGCTCACACCAACCCTACGCTGTATCCGGCGCTTTCTATTGCCCTATGCCACTTTTCTACACCACTGCATATTGAACTACTCATACATGTTATGTACGTTTCAAGCCAACAAATGATGTCTGGAGTTTAATACAAATAGCTAGCAAGGATTAAAGAAACTTGACGTTATGTAGGTAACTTTTACTTCTTTCCCGGATAAAATTGGTTATTTTAAATTATTGCTATGTAGTCATATGAAGGGTGGAGTAAAAACACAATTTTTTTTTATAAATAACCACGCCATGGTTATTAGACCATCGATTCATTATCTAGAGTACACATAGGATGAATTCTACATGTTTGCTACAAACATGCTCATGGCCTTGTGTTAGATTTCTCCCATCCCGAAATGAGGCAGGGAGTTTGGAACCATCGTCGTGTTAGCTGAGGACTTCAGTGTTTTCCAGTTTCAGGCTCCGTTTGGATCCAAATGCTAATGGGTAAAAGTGCTAAATCACTTGTGTATGAGTGCTAAcgtgtgctaaaatttagcactcAATTTTAGCTCCTCCAAACAGACCCTCCCTCAACACAAGCTCTAATTGAGTAAGCGCTAATTCAAACCCTCAGCTCAGGTTCTTATGTCCTTCAAAACCGGGTTCACCTGACGATATATGATGGACCAAAAGTCAAAGTCCTAAAGAAACAGTCAACTCTTTAGAATTTGATAGGGACAGCCGGCTCTTTAAAAATAGATAGAGATAGTCGTCTCTTTAAAATGGGTAAGATAAAGATATACGAAAAAGAATATTTTGGTAGACCACGAATAGGAGACAAAAGCTATCTCCAAACCGTCGACCATTTTTTAGGGGGAATTTTATAAGCATTCGACCACACATCCATCGGAACTCGAAACATATATGCTTTTCTCCAGGaaaaaatgtttttaaaatggTATGTTTAACAGACGTTCCCAGCCAAAACTAACCACAGCAAGTCTAGTACGATGAGAGGCAAGAAATATTTATTCATCTACACGATGCCATGCCAGCAAAGGCATCTCTGAGAACAACTACTACTCATACAGCGACAGAACAACAGTTTCTTCCTCGCAAATCTCACCAGAAAAACAAGGATACAGCTCTGGCCTATGGCGTGCGCGATCACTGGTACTGGCTTGCGAGCTGGCCTTCCTTGACGATGTAGTTTTGCACGGGGAAGTCCTCACCCTTGAAGTACCTGTCCAGCATGTCCTTCACACCCTCAGCATACCGCAGCTGCACGAATTGTTTGTTAGCCGTCCGACATCACAGATATGGTCAGAAGCATGTGTGACAATAGATAGAAAACAGAGTAGTGCATACAGGTACATGCGTACTGAACTTGTCGCAGATATGGTCAGAAGCATGTGTGAGAATAGATAGAAAACAGAATAGTGCATACAGGTACATGCGTACTGAACTTGTCGTAAATTAACTTGTTTAAATTATCGCTCTGCTTTAGTTAGATCGCATAGATTAACTGATTTCTCAGTATGATTCATATTCTAGATAATCCTTAAGGTGATCGCCATTCTAACAAGAAATTTGGCGCCAGTACCCACAACTTCCAAGTGCTGGCTGCCTTGCTTTTGGTGTCAATGTGCATTGTTTTTATTGTGCTACAGAGAAATATGAGCAACCACATCCAGAGTTGAAGTTCACTCACTCAAATGGCTAAATGAATGACATAAAGTAGTCAGCTTATGGTAGGACATGATCAGTCAACCGTGATGAGATGTTGCAATGATGCTGCTCCCTTACTAAACTGATGCAGTAAACACAGGTGCCAAGTTCCTACAACGTATTAGACTTTAGACTCAGGTGGTAAAGAAAACTCAGAAACTAACCTGAGCATCAATTGTAGTCCCAGAGATGTGGGGGGTCATGGCATGGTTAGGCATGTAGCGCCAGGGGTGATCCTTCGGTGCTGGCTGGGGGAACCACACATCGCCACCGTACCCTGAGAAATGGGAATGAGATGTTACATGTGAGGAAATTCTGGGCGTGTGAAAATAAATATTGCATTGTTTCCCTATTCTTCAAATAAAATGTAGTAATGATATGTGAAGCATAATGGCTCTAATTTTTATCCAAGAAAACAAGGCCACAGCAAGAATACTCATCACTCACATAGGAGCAGAGTACATATGATAGTACCTCAGCAAATTTTTAGAACAAATATCAAAAAGTCGCATCATTGGCTTATATTCTACAGATTTGAAGTTTTAATACTGATTTCAAAAAATGCAAGCATGATAAGCTTCTTATATACTTCAGGAACCCCATCAGTAGAATTAGGCTGACATGCGAAGAAATACTAGAATGTAAAAAGCTAAAGAAAATAAATGAACAGATGTAGGTACCAGCAATGTGACCACTGGAACAAGCGTCTGCAACTGCCTGAGTATCCATAATTGCTCCTCGAGCATTATTCACAACAATTACACCTTTCTTCATCTTTGCGATCCTCTCTTTGTTAAACATGCCTCTGAACAAAGGAGCAACCAAAAACTCAGAAAAGTCATATGTTAAACGATTTGGAAAGGACAAGTACATGACAAACACAAACCTTGTTTTCTCGGTAAGTGGTGTGTTGATCACAATCACATCACACTTTGGAAGCATAGCATCCAGGTCCTCTTCAAACTTGGCACCAATTTCTTTCTCAAGCTCTGGATCGATCTGAAGTCGGTCATGGTAAAGCAGGTTGCAGTTGAAGGGCTTAAGACGCTGAAGCAAGAGCCTGCCGATCCGACCGGCCCCAACAGTTCCAACAGTTTTTCCTTCAAGATCATAAGCTCTGTGGGCAATGCCTGCGACGTTCCACTCTCCCTGAACCACCTGTTGATACCCAGGCAAGAAGTTCCTGACCAGAATCAGAATGCGCAAGAGCTCATCTTCTGCCACGGAGACTGTGTTACTTCCAGTAACCTCTGCCACGGTTAAGCCTGCAGCAGCGGCTGCTGGCAAATCAATGTGATCGGAGCCGATTCCAGCCGTGAGAAGAAGCTCCAGGTTCTTTGCCTTCTTAATCCTCTCTGCAGTAACATAAGCTGGGTGGAATGGGGTGGTAATCAGGACATGCATGTCTTCAATGTGCTTCTCCAGTTCTGGGAACAAGAACAGCAATCATTTAGTGAAAACAATAATGAGAGTCCCATGAAAACAGCAATTTTAGTTACAAAATAATTTTTAACAGTTATGTCATTGAGTAGAGAAGGAGATAGTCCTAGGACTCAAAGTCGCAACGCAAACCATGGTGGGTGAGTAGGTTACATATAACCTGCGCAGGGCCCATTGCCAGGCAACTGGCCTTTGTCCCCCCATAACAACAGTAAGAGTTACAGATCTATGTAAAAAAGTTGTATACCATCAGCTTTGTAAGAATTGAAGCATAAAAGGATGTTAAGGTCAAAACATAGATGCAGAATTGGCATTCCTGAACATATACAATGATACTGGTATAAGCGAGTATGACAAGCTTAAAGCTAATTCCAGCGTGATCCCTGAATTGCATGCAAAGTAGGGTTAAGCCAGAGGTAACCACTACTCATCAGCCGTCAATCATTTAATCAAGAAAAATATTTCTCCCTCTGCCATGAGCCATGGAAATTGGAACGGATGAAAAACAGTGCTGTATAAATAGAGAAAAGAAGAGCAGTCTTCGTTGGCAAGATATATTATATCATATATGCATTATGTAGCAACCTTGACATTAGAGCTTTTCATGAGGCACCATACGTGGACTGTGGATGCTTCCATCAGACTATTTTAGAATTCTACGAGTTCAGAAGTACTGTAGACTtgagaagggaaaaagaaaataacAGAAGCAAACATTGATCTTTGGGGAGCTACTGACCGCTGTTGGGGCCCTCCTTATCATCGGTGACAATGTAGTGATGGCCCTGTGATTCGAGCCAGTTGCGGATGCCGAGTGCCCCCTCTACGCAACcgacgaagttggggttcttgTCGGCGTACTCGCCGGCCTTGTAGAACACCCCCACGATCTTCTTGCTGCCTGCAGATGTCTGcggaacagagagagagagagagagaagccaGTAAGAGCAGAGTCTTCACATATCAGGCAGTCGGACTGCTTCATCAGCGTCCAGAATTCTACATCTGACGCGAACAAAATTCTCTGCCAAATTTCACGAGGGAAGGGGTGAAATTCCGCGGTTTACGGAACTCCCCCGCGCCCAGATGATCACACGCCGAGCTGAAGCGGCAGAGTCGCAAGCGAAAGCCCGCGCTCTTTTCCGAGGCTCGGCTCGGGTACCGCGACGGATCAACAACTGGCCGCGCGAGGAGTCCGCAGGGGGAAGCGGAGCACGGAAACGAAAACGCAAcgagaaaggggaaaaggagAGGATCGGATGGATTACGTGCGCGGCCCTTGCGCCGAGAGCCCGGTCGACCAGCTGCCTCGCGGCCGCCCTCCACATCGCCATGGATCCgcggaaggagagggagaggaaccACCGGGGCCGCGGAGGGGGGGAGTGACGACGGCCGAGGGACTAGGCAGAAGAGCAGGGGAGTGACGGACGAGTCGAGTGCGGTGGTGGAGATAAATGCTGGGCAGGGGCGCCGTCGCGTGGGCCCCGCGCTCCATTGGTCACGGGAAAGGTGGGCCGCCCCGCCGCGATCCACGTGTGCGTGCGGGTCGGTGGGCGAGGGTGGCTGCACGGATGACGTGCGCGGTAGGCCCGTCCCGGAAACGGGGACGCCTTCCGTGTTCAGCTGGATGACGTGCGGGCCCAGCTTTTACGTTGGTCCATCTGTCTGTGTTAGTACACTCGGCGGGGTCAGTTGAGGCTAGGTGCGCGTATCTCGGGCTCTGGCTTCAGGATAATCATTAGGCCAGCTACTCAGTTTTTGGCGATAGCTTCGCGCCTATCGTCACAAGAGCGAAGCAGCGTGAAACGGCGCCGCCATGGAGAGGTGGGAGGGTAGCAAACGCACGAAGCGCGCCGTCCATGGAGAGTCGGAGGTGGTTGATGCACGGAAAGGCGGATCACATTGAATAtttaatattaattaagaagATTAAATATAAGTTAATCCTAAGTTAACTATAATTAATTGTGCAAATGTGATGTGAACCGCTGGAGTTTGTTTCCGAAAAAGTAAGAGGGGGAAAAATTtattggtggatggagatgacgttcacggtccgactacagccttccaagaaTGCTGCGCCCTAACAGCCAATACACCAACTTTAATGGCTACCACGATCTTATGGAGCGC
The genomic region above belongs to Panicum hallii strain FIL2 chromosome 4, PHallii_v3.1, whole genome shotgun sequence and contains:
- the LOC112889888 gene encoding formate dehydrogenase 1, mitochondrial, giving the protein MAMWRAAARQLVDRALGARAAHTSAGSKKIVGVFYKAGEYADKNPNFVGCVEGALGIRNWLESQGHHYIVTDDKEGPNSELEKHIEDMHVLITTPFHPAYVTAERIKKAKNLELLLTAGIGSDHIDLPAAAAAGLTVAEVTGSNTVSVAEDELLRILILVRNFLPGYQQVVQGEWNVAGIAHRAYDLEGKTVGTVGAGRIGRLLLQRLKPFNCNLLYHDRLQIDPELEKEIGAKFEEDLDAMLPKCDVIVINTPLTEKTRGMFNKERIAKMKKGVIVVNNARGAIMDTQAVADACSSGHIAGYGGDVWFPQPAPKDHPWRYMPNHAMTPHISGTTIDAQLRYAEGVKDMLDRYFKGEDFPVQNYIVKEGQLASQYQ
- the LOC112890529 gene encoding uncharacterized protein LOC112890529 encodes the protein MNNQSLPCNPTSIPLCPLFLASAHSRSDAPTVAVLPPPRRPQLPQIQIQPLPGSLPSARHPDGCLPLSLDPDPDPDRLLRGSARRARSSFPRRRADLSHGRQRAQLLPAAPSGALPRPLARAVSAHSAERSSPAAACERLMPAPPSGALPLSLAFYQDRSTKWTARANKKAGFRGHGLFTSGIPRSKSWHGVDHSCCSWCVYMPLNLSTGEKSSSWNCELLSIL